A portion of the Streptomyces platensis genome contains these proteins:
- a CDS encoding phosphotransferase family protein translates to MSPNPSAELLDNLLTVTGQAAAVREEVRVWSMSGVERVTFPDSSMAIFKYAKKPFDSEDQALRLAHSLDVPVPQVHASAVLGGWLGMLMEDLGPSVREADDLDGVAAAVVLHGTRTAPPLPVLGQERLRNLPARALEHLGRLRKADRWQDADDVEDTLGRIAQAAEARSAGATLAPFGWVHSEFHPTSLHIGKRGWRLLDFARAFSGPGLLDLASWHGTIEPPHPVRLRVFLEQYVTAGGTPDALAPRGGLTAENWALGWHRTWAVEWFMEQAIRWIDDPATDPTCIKVVRRHLSDVLHLLEI, encoded by the coding sequence ATGAGCCCGAACCCCAGCGCCGAACTCCTCGACAACCTGCTCACCGTGACCGGTCAGGCCGCCGCTGTACGGGAGGAGGTGCGCGTGTGGTCCATGTCCGGAGTCGAGCGCGTGACCTTCCCCGACAGCTCCATGGCCATCTTCAAGTACGCCAAGAAGCCGTTCGACAGCGAGGATCAGGCCCTCCGCCTGGCCCACTCCCTCGACGTTCCCGTCCCCCAGGTCCACGCCTCCGCCGTCCTGGGCGGCTGGCTCGGCATGCTCATGGAGGACCTCGGACCGTCCGTGCGCGAGGCCGACGACCTGGACGGCGTCGCCGCAGCCGTGGTCCTGCACGGCACCCGCACGGCTCCTCCCTTGCCCGTCCTGGGCCAGGAGCGGCTGCGCAATCTGCCGGCCCGGGCACTGGAGCACCTCGGACGGCTGCGCAAGGCCGACCGGTGGCAGGACGCCGACGACGTCGAGGACACGCTCGGCAGGATCGCCCAAGCAGCCGAAGCCCGCTCGGCCGGAGCGACGCTGGCGCCGTTCGGCTGGGTGCACTCCGAGTTCCACCCCACCAGCCTCCACATCGGCAAACGCGGGTGGCGACTGCTCGACTTCGCCCGCGCCTTCAGCGGCCCCGGCCTGCTCGACCTCGCCAGCTGGCACGGCACCATCGAGCCCCCGCACCCTGTACGCCTACGCGTGTTCCTGGAGCAGTACGTCACCGCCGGCGGCACCCCCGACGCCCTCGCCCCGCGCGGCGGGCTCACCGCCGAGAACTGGGCCCTGGGCTGGCACCGCACGTGGGCCGTCGAGTGGTTCATGGAGCAGGCCATCCGCTGGATCGACGACCCGGCCACCGATCCCACCTGCATCAAGGTCGTCCGACGCCACCTCAGCGACGTCCTCCACCTCCTGGAGATCTGA
- a CDS encoding transcriptional regulator: MEAQRGPNSRLRDVIDAVGCTYEALARDVRRIAAENGEILQTNKSAISHWVNGTRSPSGRVGQYLAEALSRRAGRAITQTEIGLRAGEAEEPAETDPVLAVTDLGRADVERRRFLAIAAFTTAGVAMPLGYDHEATARMLRARTGTSVVGAEDVDVVRQITAAFSAADECLGGGHGQTTVTAYLADTAAPMLRGRFPSEPLRRAAFGAVAELAYLAGWKHHDLGHEGAAQRYYQVGYQLACEADPNGHAAWMMRALAHQALSLKLPHHCIDLVEGALRRGLGHVDGQTEALLHITHARAYAATDENPLAARALLAAEDALLRDDGPQPSYSRVSGPAAGTVASHTARTLTDLADHIGTEQQHREALTRWDPDKYKRVHALTHADLGDSLAAQARADEAVAAWTQALVLMEGMTSDRTRKAISSIRSTLAVYQRRRVPGAADLARRAREALA; this comes from the coding sequence GTGGAGGCGCAGAGAGGCCCCAACTCCCGTCTGCGCGACGTCATCGACGCGGTCGGCTGCACCTACGAGGCCCTCGCCCGTGACGTGCGGCGCATTGCCGCCGAGAACGGCGAGATCCTCCAGACCAACAAGTCGGCCATCTCGCACTGGGTGAACGGCACCCGCAGCCCCTCGGGCCGGGTAGGCCAGTACCTCGCCGAAGCGCTGTCCCGCCGAGCGGGACGAGCGATCACTCAGACCGAGATCGGCCTACGCGCTGGCGAGGCCGAGGAGCCGGCGGAAACCGACCCCGTCCTCGCCGTCACCGACCTGGGCCGCGCCGACGTCGAGCGCCGACGTTTCCTCGCCATCGCGGCCTTCACCACCGCTGGCGTAGCCATGCCGCTCGGCTACGACCACGAGGCCACCGCCCGCATGCTCCGTGCCCGCACCGGCACGTCCGTGGTAGGCGCGGAGGACGTGGACGTCGTACGCCAGATCACCGCGGCCTTCAGCGCCGCTGACGAGTGCCTCGGAGGCGGGCACGGTCAGACCACCGTCACTGCGTACCTCGCCGACACCGCTGCCCCGATGCTCCGCGGACGTTTCCCCTCGGAGCCGTTACGCCGCGCCGCCTTCGGCGCCGTAGCCGAACTCGCCTATCTCGCCGGGTGGAAGCACCACGACCTGGGCCACGAGGGCGCGGCCCAGCGCTACTACCAAGTCGGTTACCAGCTCGCCTGCGAAGCCGACCCCAACGGTCACGCGGCCTGGATGATGCGCGCCCTCGCCCACCAGGCCCTGAGCCTCAAGCTGCCTCACCACTGCATCGACCTCGTCGAAGGTGCCCTGCGACGCGGCCTTGGCCACGTCGACGGCCAGACTGAGGCCCTCCTCCACATCACCCACGCCCGCGCCTACGCCGCCACTGACGAGAACCCCCTGGCCGCGCGCGCCCTGCTCGCTGCCGAAGACGCCCTCCTCCGCGATGACGGCCCCCAGCCCAGCTATTCCCGCGTCAGCGGCCCCGCCGCCGGCACCGTGGCCAGCCACACCGCCCGCACCCTCACTGACCTCGCCGACCACATCGGCACCGAACAGCAGCACCGCGAGGCTCTCACCCGCTGGGACCCGGACAAATACAAGCGCGTCCACGCCCTCACCCACGCTGACCTCGGCGACAGCCTCGCCGCCCAGGCCCGAGCTGATGAAGCGGTGGCCGCTTGGACCCAGGCCCTTGTCCTCATGGAAGGGATGACCTCCGACCGCACCCGCAAGGCGATCTCCTCGATCCGCTCCACCCTCGCGGTCTACCAGCGCCGTCGCGTCCCCGGTGCCGCCGATCTCGCCCGCCGCGCCCGCGAGGCCCTCGCCTAA
- a CDS encoding NUDIX domain-containing protein has product MPNNPPDEGNTVAQQTDDRSQALKPALDSMTLLVAAVIVHDRATNRVVLLQRSENAKFAQGMWDLPVGKSEQGEPITETAVRELYEETGLTVKPESLKVAHIIHGAWGVEAPNGFLTVVFAAHEWTGEPENREPCKHSQVRWVDAGAVPEAFVDTTASALGNYLSSGQEISLQGWERIS; this is encoded by the coding sequence ATGCCCAACAACCCGCCCGACGAAGGGAACACCGTGGCCCAGCAGACCGACGACCGCTCCCAAGCCCTCAAGCCGGCGCTCGACTCGATGACCCTGCTGGTCGCGGCCGTCATCGTCCACGACAGGGCCACCAACCGCGTCGTCCTCCTCCAGCGCAGCGAGAACGCCAAGTTCGCCCAAGGCATGTGGGACCTCCCTGTCGGCAAGAGCGAACAGGGCGAGCCCATCACCGAGACTGCGGTGCGCGAGCTGTATGAGGAGACCGGCCTCACCGTGAAGCCCGAGTCCCTAAAGGTTGCCCACATCATCCACGGCGCCTGGGGCGTCGAGGCCCCCAACGGCTTTCTCACCGTCGTCTTCGCTGCCCACGAATGGACCGGCGAACCGGAAAACCGCGAACCTTGCAAGCACTCTCAGGTTCGCTGGGTCGACGCCGGTGCCGTCCCCGAAGCCTTCGTTGACACCACGGCCAGCGCGCTGGGGAACTACTTGTCAAGCGGCCAGGAGATTTCCTTGCAGGGGTGGGAGCGAATTTCTTGA
- a CDS encoding toll/interleukin-1 receptor domain-containing protein: protein MPDVFVNYRTGDEESAATMIARELARRFGDERIFLASNSIEPGRRFPVELVRAVEECEALLAVIGPRWAEVRGANGRPALEAEQDWTRREIQTALGRGVLVIPVLVGKATRIDRAILPDDLLELADCQYRRFDHRNAESDLTALGDTLARLLPELGAVDRDARAVRERAEAKPREKSARDTGHTRIRTRDFEQRVRGGIGNLNGDLSGTFVNEPQGPVNTGRGHQYNAPHFEGDNTGLQFTAGDNSGTVHQRFERERRHSDDGR from the coding sequence ATGCCCGACGTCTTCGTCAACTACCGCACAGGCGACGAGGAGTCCGCAGCGACCATGATCGCTCGGGAACTCGCCCGTCGGTTCGGCGACGAGCGGATCTTCTTGGCCAGCAACTCGATCGAGCCCGGACGCCGTTTCCCGGTGGAACTGGTCAGGGCGGTGGAGGAGTGCGAGGCTCTCCTCGCCGTGATCGGCCCGCGCTGGGCAGAAGTGCGGGGGGCCAACGGTCGCCCCGCCCTCGAAGCCGAGCAGGACTGGACCCGTCGCGAGATCCAGACCGCGCTCGGCCGCGGGGTCTTGGTGATCCCCGTGCTCGTCGGAAAGGCCACGAGGATCGACCGCGCCATCCTTCCGGACGATCTGCTGGAGCTGGCGGACTGCCAGTACAGGCGGTTCGACCACCGCAACGCCGAATCGGACCTGACGGCGCTCGGCGACACCCTCGCCCGGCTCCTGCCCGAGCTGGGTGCGGTGGACCGGGACGCGCGTGCGGTGCGGGAGCGGGCGGAGGCGAAGCCCCGCGAGAAGTCGGCCCGGGACACCGGCCACACCAGGATACGGACGCGCGACTTCGAGCAGCGCGTGCGCGGCGGCATCGGAAACCTCAACGGAGACCTGTCCGGCACCTTCGTCAACGAGCCGCAGGGACCTGTGAACACCGGTCGGGGCCATCAGTACAACGCACCTCACTTCGAGGGCGACAACACCGGGCTCCAGTTCACGGCGGGCGACAACAGCGGTACGGTCCACCAGCGCTTCGAGCGCGAGCGCCGGCACTCGGACGACGGACGATGA
- a CDS encoding helix-turn-helix domain-containing protein, with the protein MSTNLRFGPELRRLRVEAGLTLTEFAVALNYDKGHLSKVERGERSASPELARRCDAFLGADGELQRLITRPETDSDSGTTESPAGPSRWLVGRRAVLSAGTGALIDLGLKLGGQALSSTDDPLLPSFRMQFDHLRKLGQSTAPKVLLPLLETQTRMIAGLAADARSVSRAPALLLASRFAEFTGWMAQEAGDSDAALGWTGEAAELARAGGDPYLGSYALVRRALVTMYGGDAAGTVALARRAQSSELPPRIRGLAAQREAQGHALVGNEAECLHSLDRARELLASDDARNGAELVIGTSHVSDPAAMSTGWCLHDLGRPKAAAEVLDREYRRLPPHALRTRARYGFRRSLAHAASGEVEHACAIAGDLLGVMPAVPSATVNSDVRRLARELSRFRSSRAVRDLQPALARVLAPAHG; encoded by the coding sequence ATGAGCACGAATTTACGTTTCGGCCCGGAACTTCGCCGTTTGCGAGTGGAAGCGGGGCTGACTTTGACTGAGTTCGCCGTGGCGCTCAACTACGACAAGGGGCACCTCAGCAAGGTCGAGCGCGGGGAGCGTTCCGCGTCCCCGGAACTAGCCCGGCGGTGCGACGCCTTCCTCGGAGCGGATGGCGAGCTGCAGCGCCTGATCACCCGTCCCGAGACGGACTCGGACTCTGGCACCACCGAATCCCCCGCCGGTCCGAGCCGCTGGCTCGTCGGGCGCCGGGCGGTCCTCTCGGCGGGGACGGGTGCGCTGATCGACCTCGGCCTGAAACTCGGCGGTCAGGCGCTGTCCTCCACCGACGACCCCCTCCTGCCCTCCTTCCGCATGCAGTTCGACCACCTGCGGAAGCTCGGTCAGTCCACCGCGCCCAAGGTCCTGCTGCCCCTGCTGGAGACGCAAACCCGCATGATCGCCGGGCTGGCCGCCGACGCCCGGTCCGTTTCCCGGGCCCCTGCGCTCCTGCTTGCCTCGCGGTTCGCGGAGTTCACCGGATGGATGGCCCAGGAGGCCGGGGACAGCGACGCGGCACTCGGCTGGACTGGCGAGGCCGCCGAACTGGCGCGCGCCGGGGGTGACCCGTACCTCGGTTCCTACGCACTGGTGCGACGTGCCCTGGTCACAATGTACGGCGGGGACGCCGCTGGCACCGTCGCCCTGGCCCGCCGCGCGCAGAGCAGCGAACTCCCGCCGCGCATCCGAGGACTCGCGGCTCAACGGGAGGCCCAGGGGCACGCGCTCGTCGGCAACGAAGCCGAGTGCCTCCACAGCCTCGACAGGGCACGGGAACTGCTCGCGAGCGACGACGCCCGCAATGGCGCCGAGCTCGTGATCGGCACCTCTCATGTGAGCGATCCGGCGGCGATGTCGACCGGCTGGTGCCTGCACGACTTGGGCCGCCCCAAGGCCGCCGCCGAGGTACTCGACCGGGAGTACCGCCGCCTCCCGCCGCATGCGCTGCGTACCCGCGCCCGGTACGGCTTCCGCCGGTCCTTGGCCCATGCCGCCTCTGGGGAGGTCGAGCACGCGTGCGCGATCGCCGGAGATCTCCTGGGAGTGATGCCGGCCGTGCCCTCGGCGACGGTGAACAGCGACGTCCGGCGTCTCGCACGGGAACTCTCCCGGTTCCGGAGCAGCCGCGCCGTACGTGATCTGCAGCCCGCGCTGGCACGCGTACTCGCCCCAGCGCACGGCTGA
- a CDS encoding molybdopterin-dependent oxidoreductase: MKSRLSPPVFKGRLHDARTATSIGRWLGSAFAVCFLTGLISHFMQHPPDWLAHHIPSRPSWGYRLTQGLHVASGIAAIPLLLAKLWAVYPRLFAWPPLRSVKHALERLSIAVLVAGAVFELATGLLNTAQWYPWPFSFVPVHYAVAWLVVGALVLHLAVKAPEIRAHWSRRSPGTLALPEQDGPDRRSLLAAVGAAVGTVTLTTVGQSFTPLKDFILFAPRHPDQGPQALPVNRTAAAAGVGRIADEEYRLVVDGPQRYTLTLEELRALPQHEVELPIACVEGWSKSAHWTGVRVVDLLERAGAPPHARVRVTSLQLRGGYRVSEMGHEHARDPLTLLALRLNGTELDPDHGYPARLIAPNRPGVLQTKWVGRLEVLA; this comes from the coding sequence ATGAAATCGCGTCTCTCTCCGCCGGTGTTCAAGGGCAGACTCCATGACGCCCGCACCGCGACCTCGATCGGCCGGTGGCTGGGGTCGGCGTTCGCCGTGTGCTTCCTCACCGGACTGATCAGCCACTTCATGCAGCATCCGCCGGACTGGCTGGCCCACCACATCCCGAGCCGCCCGTCGTGGGGATACCGGCTCACCCAGGGCCTGCACGTCGCCTCCGGCATCGCGGCAATCCCCTTGCTGCTGGCCAAGCTGTGGGCCGTATATCCGCGGCTGTTCGCATGGCCGCCACTGCGGTCGGTCAAGCACGCCCTGGAGCGGCTGTCGATCGCCGTGCTGGTGGCAGGGGCCGTCTTCGAGCTGGCGACGGGACTGCTGAACACGGCCCAGTGGTACCCGTGGCCGTTCTCGTTCGTGCCGGTGCACTACGCCGTGGCGTGGCTGGTGGTCGGGGCGCTGGTGCTGCACCTCGCGGTCAAGGCCCCGGAGATCCGGGCGCATTGGAGCCGGCGGTCACCCGGGACGCTCGCCCTGCCCGAACAGGACGGACCCGACCGGCGGTCCCTGCTGGCCGCGGTGGGCGCCGCTGTCGGGACCGTCACGCTGACCACCGTGGGCCAGTCCTTCACCCCGCTGAAGGACTTCATCCTGTTCGCACCGCGCCACCCGGACCAGGGCCCGCAGGCCCTGCCCGTCAACCGGACGGCCGCCGCGGCCGGCGTCGGCCGGATCGCCGACGAGGAGTACCGCCTGGTGGTGGACGGTCCGCAGCGGTACACCCTGACGCTGGAAGAACTGCGCGCCCTGCCGCAGCACGAGGTGGAGCTGCCGATCGCCTGTGTGGAGGGCTGGAGCAAGTCGGCGCACTGGACGGGCGTACGGGTCGTGGACCTGCTGGAGCGGGCGGGCGCGCCGCCGCACGCGCGGGTGCGGGTGACGTCGTTGCAGCTGCGCGGCGGCTACCGGGTGTCCGAGATGGGCCATGAGCACGCCCGCGACCCGCTGACCTTGCTCGCCCTGCGCCTGAACGGCACGGAACTCGACCCCGACCACGGCTACCCGGCGCGGCTCATCGCCCCGAACCGCCCCGGCGTACTCCAGACCAAGTGGGTCGGCCGACTGGAGGTCCTGGCATGA
- the glpK gene encoding glycerol kinase GlpK, with the protein MVERYVMSIDQGTTSTRCILFDHQGRLVSVAQREHQQHFPRPGWVEHDAVEIWHTLRRVVPQALSDAEVGPDEVAAIGIANQRETTVLWDRRTGTPLGRAIVWQDTRTAPLVEDLRSRPGDDFFLRRCGLSPSTYFSAPRIRWLFDHADGLRQRAEDGEVLFGTMESWLIWNLTGGPDGGLHLTDVTNASRTMLMNISTLDWDEELLEFFGVPRPMLPEIRSSAETYGVARSVLPGVRITAALGDQQAALFGQTCFAPGEAKCTYGTGSFLLLNTGTDLVRSRHGLLTTVAYKIEDQPAVYALEGPIAVTGALVQWFRDRLGLISTAPEIETLARAVEDNGGCYIVPAFSGLYAPHWRSDARGVIVGLTSYITKEHLARAVLEATGWQTREVVDAMNADSSLALKVLKVDGGMTSDNLLMQFLADVLDVPVVRPMAVETVSLGAAYAAGLAAGYWPDLEVLRRNWHRAAQWLPDMDPRRRESEYENWKRAVERALGWIRSPNPS; encoded by the coding sequence ATGGTTGAGCGGTATGTGATGTCCATCGACCAGGGCACCACCTCCACCCGATGCATCCTGTTCGACCACCAGGGGCGGCTGGTGTCGGTCGCCCAGCGGGAACACCAGCAGCACTTCCCGCGCCCCGGGTGGGTCGAGCACGACGCCGTCGAGATCTGGCACACGCTGCGGCGCGTGGTGCCGCAGGCGCTCTCCGACGCCGAGGTCGGCCCCGATGAGGTCGCCGCCATCGGGATCGCCAACCAGCGCGAGACGACCGTGCTGTGGGACCGGCGTACGGGCACCCCGCTGGGCCGGGCGATCGTCTGGCAGGACACCCGTACGGCCCCGCTGGTCGAGGACCTCAGAAGCCGGCCCGGGGACGACTTCTTCCTCCGGCGCTGCGGCCTGTCCCCTTCCACGTACTTCTCCGCCCCCCGGATCCGCTGGCTGTTCGACCACGCCGACGGGCTGCGGCAGCGTGCCGAGGACGGCGAGGTGCTGTTCGGCACGATGGAGAGCTGGCTGATCTGGAACCTCACCGGCGGGCCGGACGGCGGTCTGCACCTCACCGACGTCACCAACGCCAGCCGCACCATGCTCATGAACATCAGCACGCTCGACTGGGACGAGGAGCTGCTGGAGTTCTTCGGGGTCCCCCGCCCGATGCTCCCGGAGATCCGCTCCTCGGCCGAGACCTACGGAGTCGCCCGTTCCGTCCTCCCGGGTGTCCGCATCACGGCGGCACTCGGTGACCAGCAGGCGGCGCTGTTCGGACAGACCTGTTTCGCCCCCGGCGAGGCGAAGTGCACCTACGGAACCGGCAGCTTCCTGCTGCTCAACACCGGCACCGACCTCGTACGGTCCCGGCACGGACTGCTCACCACCGTCGCCTACAAGATCGAGGACCAGCCCGCGGTCTACGCACTCGAAGGCCCGATCGCCGTCACCGGTGCGCTGGTCCAGTGGTTCCGCGACCGGCTGGGGCTGATCAGCACCGCCCCCGAGATCGAGACGCTCGCACGCGCCGTCGAGGACAACGGCGGCTGCTACATCGTCCCGGCGTTCTCCGGGCTGTACGCGCCGCACTGGCGCAGTGACGCCCGCGGGGTCATCGTCGGCCTCACCTCGTACATCACCAAGGAGCATCTGGCCCGGGCCGTACTGGAGGCCACCGGCTGGCAGACCCGGGAGGTGGTCGACGCCATGAACGCCGACTCCTCACTCGCCCTGAAGGTGCTCAAGGTGGACGGCGGCATGACGTCCGACAACCTCCTCATGCAGTTCCTGGCCGACGTGCTCGACGTGCCCGTGGTGCGGCCCATGGCCGTCGAGACGGTCTCCCTGGGCGCCGCGTACGCCGCGGGACTCGCCGCCGGCTACTGGCCCGACCTGGAGGTCCTGCGCCGCAACTGGCACCGGGCCGCCCAGTGGCTGCCGGACATGGACCCCCGGCGGCGGGAGTCGGAGTACGAGAACTGGAAGCGGGCGGTCGAGCGGGCGCTCGGCTGGATCCGGTCACCGAACCCGTCGTGA
- a CDS encoding IclR family transcriptional regulator, with protein sequence MAGPVQSIERAAAILRLLASGPRRLGLGEVAASLGLAKGTTHGILRTLQNVDFVEQDAATGKYHLGAALLHLGTSYLDVNELRSRSINWADALAARSGEAVRLGAPLEGRVLIVHHVFRPDDTLQTLDVGALLPLHASSLGKVLLAFGSMPLEPAVKAGLEAYTRHTLVAPEGLTRALTEVRELGWAAEVQEMTMGEAGIAAPIRGHGGLVVGAIGASGTVERICDAKGVPQPALVSQVRHAAQAISRDLGAARW encoded by the coding sequence ATGGCCGGCCCGGTCCAGTCGATCGAACGGGCGGCGGCGATCCTGCGTCTGCTCGCCAGTGGGCCCCGTCGGCTCGGACTGGGTGAAGTAGCCGCGTCGCTCGGGCTGGCGAAGGGCACCACACACGGCATTCTGCGCACCCTCCAGAACGTCGACTTCGTCGAGCAGGACGCGGCGACCGGGAAGTACCACCTCGGGGCCGCACTGCTGCACCTGGGCACCAGCTACCTCGACGTCAACGAGCTGCGGTCGCGCTCCATCAACTGGGCCGACGCCCTGGCCGCCCGCAGCGGGGAGGCGGTCCGGCTGGGCGCGCCCCTGGAGGGCAGGGTGCTCATCGTCCACCACGTCTTCCGCCCCGACGACACCCTCCAGACCCTGGATGTGGGCGCGCTGCTGCCCCTGCACGCCTCCTCGCTCGGCAAGGTGCTGCTGGCCTTCGGCAGCATGCCGCTGGAGCCGGCCGTGAAGGCCGGGCTGGAGGCGTACACCCGGCACACCCTGGTCGCCCCGGAGGGCCTCACCCGGGCGCTCACCGAGGTCCGGGAGCTCGGGTGGGCCGCCGAAGTACAGGAGATGACCATGGGCGAGGCCGGTATCGCCGCGCCGATCCGGGGCCACGGTGGCCTCGTGGTCGGTGCCATCGGCGCCTCCGGCACGGTCGAGCGGATCTGCGACGCCAAAGGGGTCCCGCAGCCGGCCCTGGTCAGCCAGGTCCGCCACGCCGCCCAGGCGATCTCCCGAGACCTGGGGGCCGCCCGCTGGTAG
- a CDS encoding ATP-binding protein, producing the protein MTAQLDVVVPEADEHVCPLPHIPEAVAVVRRRVRTVLADWNLAPDLAEDALLVISELITNAVVHALPPAVLRLSRAGTGGRSALRVEVTDAGPAAADGRPVADPCPGEHGRGLDLITALAAECGTRVHPGGITWWAELLAA; encoded by the coding sequence ATGACGGCACAGCTTGACGTGGTGGTTCCGGAGGCGGACGAACATGTCTGCCCGCTGCCGCACATCCCCGAGGCCGTCGCGGTCGTACGCCGAAGGGTGCGTACGGTCCTGGCCGACTGGAACCTGGCCCCGGACCTCGCCGAGGACGCGCTCCTCGTGATCTCGGAGCTGATCACCAACGCGGTCGTCCACGCCCTGCCGCCGGCGGTGCTGCGGCTGTCACGGGCCGGGACCGGCGGGCGCAGTGCCCTGCGCGTCGAGGTGACCGACGCGGGGCCCGCGGCGGCGGACGGGCGGCCGGTCGCCGACCCCTGCCCGGGCGAGCACGGCCGCGGGCTCGACCTCATCACCGCGCTGGCGGCCGAGTGCGGCACACGGGTCCACCCGGGCGGCATCACCTGGTGGGCGGAGCTCCTCGCGGCCTGA
- a CDS encoding carbonic anhydrase — MDGARQSDRRALLAGGLFAATAALTGCSSKSTAPAAAGASPQARPTMQPTARPATPEAAFTRLMEGNQRWVSGDLQHPDRDPDRREFVAQEQKPFGSVLACIDSRVPPELLFDTGLGDLYVMRTGGEAVGPVVTGSVEYGPMTSGTPLIVVLGHQRCGAVEASYTSLKEGKPLPGNLEAIARALRPAYEQAVREGGSDPVDTMARAQVTLTAANLRSNQDLAPLVQKGTLAVVGAYYSLDSGKVEVLSGAPS; from the coding sequence ATGGACGGAGCGAGACAGTCGGACCGCAGAGCCCTGCTGGCCGGCGGACTGTTCGCCGCCACGGCGGCACTCACGGGGTGCTCCTCGAAGAGCACCGCCCCGGCAGCAGCCGGCGCCTCGCCACAGGCGCGGCCCACCATGCAGCCGACCGCCCGGCCCGCCACCCCGGAAGCGGCCTTCACCCGCCTGATGGAAGGCAACCAGCGCTGGGTGAGCGGCGACCTCCAGCACCCCGACCGGGACCCGGACCGGCGGGAATTCGTGGCCCAGGAACAGAAGCCTTTCGGGTCGGTCCTCGCCTGCATCGACTCCCGGGTGCCGCCGGAGCTCCTCTTCGACACCGGGCTGGGCGACCTCTACGTGATGCGCACGGGCGGCGAGGCGGTCGGCCCGGTGGTCACGGGTTCCGTCGAGTACGGGCCCATGACCAGCGGAACCCCCCTCATCGTGGTCCTCGGCCACCAGCGCTGCGGCGCCGTCGAGGCCTCGTACACCTCGCTCAAAGAGGGCAAGCCGCTGCCCGGCAACCTGGAGGCGATCGCCCGCGCGCTGCGCCCGGCCTACGAACAGGCGGTCCGGGAAGGCGGCAGCGACCCGGTCGACACCATGGCCCGCGCCCAGGTCACCCTGACCGCCGCCAACCTGCGCTCCAACCAGGACCTGGCCCCCCTCGTACAGAAGGGCACCCTCGCCGTGGTCGGCGCCTACTACTCCCTCGACAGCGGCAAGGTGGAGGTGCTGTCGGGGGCGCCGTCCTGA
- a CDS encoding class I SAM-dependent methyltransferase, which produces MTERAQGPARQEEFAGRMLRLLNDACLGHLCSLGHRAGLFDVMAGLPPATSARIAEAAGLDERYVREWLGGMTVGGIVEYAPEDGGYRLPPAHAAVLTRDAGPDNMAAFTQYLAMMGEVEDEVLAAFRAGGGVPYSSYPHFQDLQAEETARVYDSSLVDTIVPLVPGLTERLRDGIDALDIGTGQGHAVNLLARAFPRSRFVGMDISEAGIGEACAEAARWELDNARFEVADTAELTGSYDLITAFDVIHDLARPARTLTAVANGLRADGVFLMGDIAASSDLSENVGHPLGPTLYALSVFYCMTVSLAEGGAGLGTVWGRQTALRMLREAGFDEVGTREVPGDILNVYYVARKGR; this is translated from the coding sequence ATGACGGAACGGGCTCAGGGCCCGGCGCGGCAGGAGGAGTTCGCGGGACGCATGCTCCGGCTGCTCAACGACGCCTGTCTGGGGCATCTGTGCAGCCTCGGCCACCGGGCGGGGCTGTTCGATGTGATGGCCGGTCTGCCGCCGGCGACCAGTGCGCGGATCGCCGAGGCTGCCGGGCTCGACGAACGCTATGTCCGGGAGTGGCTGGGCGGGATGACGGTCGGCGGCATCGTCGAGTACGCCCCCGAGGACGGCGGCTACCGGCTCCCGCCCGCGCATGCGGCCGTGCTGACCAGGGACGCGGGCCCGGACAACATGGCCGCTTTCACGCAGTACTTGGCGATGATGGGAGAGGTCGAGGACGAGGTCCTGGCGGCGTTCCGGGCCGGCGGCGGGGTGCCGTACTCGTCATATCCGCACTTCCAGGACCTCCAGGCCGAGGAGACGGCGCGGGTGTACGACTCCTCGCTGGTCGACACCATCGTGCCGCTGGTACCGGGCCTCACCGAGCGGCTGCGCGACGGCATCGACGCCCTGGACATCGGCACCGGCCAGGGCCACGCCGTCAATCTGCTGGCCCGCGCCTTCCCCCGCAGCCGGTTCGTGGGGATGGACATCTCCGAGGCGGGCATCGGCGAAGCGTGCGCGGAGGCGGCGCGCTGGGAGCTGGACAACGCCCGCTTCGAGGTGGCCGATACGGCCGAACTGACCGGCTCCTACGACCTGATCACCGCCTTCGACGTGATCCATGACCTGGCCCGTCCGGCGCGCACCCTCACGGCCGTCGCGAACGGGCTGCGGGCCGACGGGGTCTTCCTGATGGGCGATATCGCGGCCTCCAGCGACCTGTCCGAGAACGTCGGCCATCCACTGGGCCCCACCCTCTACGCCCTGTCGGTCTTCTACTGCATGACCGTGTCCCTCGCTGAGGGCGGCGCCGGGCTCGGGACCGTCTGGGGCCGGCAGACCGCGCTGCGAATGCTGCGGGAGGCGGGCTTCGACGAGGTCGGGACGCGGGAGGTGCCGGGCGACATCCTGAACGTCTACTACGTGGCCCGGAAGGGGCGGTGA